In the genome of Thunnus albacares chromosome 16, fThuAlb1.1, whole genome shotgun sequence, the window AGAGGGCCCCATGCCCACACAGGGTGGACTGTTTCCTGTCTCGTCCCACAGAGAAGACcgtcttcatcatcttcatgcTGGTGGTCTCACTGGTATCCCTGCTGCTCAACGTCATTGAGCTTTTCTATGTGTTTTTTAAGAGGATCAAAGATCGTGTGAAGGGCAAACAGCAGCCCACGCTCTACCCCAGTGGAGGCACTTTGAGCCATACCCCGAAAGAACTGTCCACCACCAAGTATGCCTACTATAATGGCTGTTCATCCCCAACTGCCCCACTTTCACCCATGTCCCCCCCAGGCTATAAGCTAGCCACAGGGGAGCGAGGAACTGGCTCATGCCGTAATTATAATAAGCAGGCAAATGAGCAGAACTGGGCCAACTATTCCACAGAGCAGAACCGTCTTGGCCAGAATGGTGGAGGAAGCACTATTTCAAACTCCCACGCACAAGCCTTTGACTTCCCCGATGATACCCATGACCATAAGAAACTGTCCTCAACAGCAGGACACGAGCTGCAGCCGCTGGCACTGATGGACGCCAGGCCTTGTAGCCGGGCCAGCAGCCGGATGAGCAGCCGAGCCAGGCCAGACGACCTGGATGTGTAAGCCCTGGTTCCACCTCCTCCCACCTCTGCCTGGCTGACGACATGTGGCAGCAGCCAGAGAATCAGGAAACACTCAATCACATAGGTTCATGCAGGAGGTGGGGCTAACCTCAATCACTGTCTTCAACATAGACTCTTAGTTCATCAGAGAGACATTAAAACTTGTTATATAACACTGTCAAAGGTACAAGTTGCAAATAATTTTGATGACTTTTACCATAACTTTTTAGTGGAGCTAACACAGCTTTAAGAAAATAGAACAGCAGGAATGGCATCTAACAGAGGTATTCCTTAGAAGCAGTTACTCCTCAGTTCAAGAACAGAGGAGCACACTGGTCAAAGTGACTTGTTTGCTTTTAACTTGCCAAGCTTACATTGAAGAAAAATTCTGTTTTCGTAGTTTCTGCTAAGCTTCCTATTGGTGACGGAATTTTACTTAACAATGAAGGTATAGTGACAGCTTTACAACAGGGTGACTTGTTAGCTGTGTCTTTTTAACATTTGACCAGGAACACCAGATACAAATTTGCCTTCTAAGCTAACTGtggttcattttttttatagaaataaataaaagcagggTCCAGTAGCGTAAGAAACAAATCCCCATCACCACATGTCCCACATCCCCAATGTTGCTAAATGATCTAAACCACTTGATTTGGAATTTAGAGAGTGAGGTGAGGGTGAACACATTTAGATTGTCCATTCTGATTGCAGACAATAATTATAACCATTGGCAGTTTGGTACAACAAACTCAAACTGCTCGTACTTGCAATTTTTCAGTTCTGACCCATATGGCACTTACAAAATAAACTCGTATTAGAGTTGTGCGTAAGGTATCTAAAACTGCGTTGTTATGGTTAGTGAAAGATCTTCTttagggttaaaaaaaaaacgacactGAGTTTTGGTAGGACATAAGATATAAACACTCCTGTGCCAAAGCCACTTGCTTTGTACACCTAACTATTCACCCTCACCTCCTCCCTAAGAGCTATTACT includes:
- the gja1b gene encoding gap junction alpha-1 protein, whose protein sequence is MGDWSALGRLLDKVQAYSTAGGKVWLSVLFIFRILVLGTAVESAWGDEQSAFKCNTQQPGCENVCYDKSFPISHVRFWVLQIIFVSTPTLLYLAHVFYLNRKEQKFKRKEDELKAVQNDGGDVDIPLKKIEMKKLKYGIEEHGKVKMKGALLRTYIVSIFFKSMFEVGFLVIQWYMYGFSLAAVYTCERAPCPHRVDCFLSRPTEKTVFIIFMLVVSLVSLLLNVIELFYVFFKRIKDRVKGKQQPTLYPSGGTLSHTPKELSTTKYAYYNGCSSPTAPLSPMSPPGYKLATGERGTGSCRNYNKQANEQNWANYSTEQNRLGQNGGGSTISNSHAQAFDFPDDTHDHKKLSSTAGHELQPLALMDARPCSRASSRMSSRARPDDLDV